Within the Arachis duranensis cultivar V14167 chromosome 10, aradu.V14167.gnm2.J7QH, whole genome shotgun sequence genome, the region cttcagggtcctttcaggttcagggtcagcctcaacaagaatgcttttgtctttgctcctgctcatatgaaagagaagagaacaagaaaatatggaatcctctatgtcaccgtatagagattccttgaggtgtcagaggaaaagaaaaatagaaggaagaggtagaagaattcaaacttatcaagaaagatggagttcaaattgtgcattgaggaggagtgttagtccataaatagaaggatgtgagaagaggggaagaaattttcaaaaattaagtaaaaagattttaaaaatattttgaaaaatactaattgattttcgaaaactaggagtggaaaagaaatcaagtgatttttgaaaaggattttgaaattagaaatcagaaagtatgattgaaaactattttgaaaaagatgtgattaaaagatatgattgagaagatatgatttgaaaaacaatttaaaaagatttgattttaaaattaataacctgCCTAACAAGAAAGATATggttcagacattaaacctttctcaacagaaaaggcaacatgcttgaaatgttgaatcaaatcattaattgttagcaagtatttttgaaaatggaaataaattgattttgaaaacatatgattgaaaagatatgatttgaaaaagatttgattttgaaaattttgaaaacttgaaaaaaattggagttaaaaacaaaatcttccctcttgtgtcatcctggtgttaaacgcccagaatggtgtccattctggcgtttaacgcccaaagctctacccttttgggcgttaaacgcccagccaggcaccctggctagcgtttaaacgccagttttccttcttcactgggcgttttgaacgcccagctttttctgtgtaatttctctgctgaatgttctgaatcttcaattctctgtattattgacttgaaaagacacaaagtaaaatatttttttggatttttaataatgaggaataatcaaaatgcaacaaaaatcaaataaacaatgcatgcaagacaccaaacttagaagtttgaatactactgacactaacaaattgagaatgcatatgagaaacaacaaaacattcAAGtgaagagaatttaaagatcagagcaaggaaatcatcaagaacaacttgaagatcaattaagacacatgaatgaatgcaagaagaatagaaacatgcaattgtttaaaatgagacactagactcaacaagaaacagaaaatatttttggtttttatgattttgtaataattttttttggattttttttcgaaaattgatagaaaataaggatatcaaaattgttaatgagaattccaggaatcatgcaatgttagtctaaagctttagtctaaagaaattagacatggctagccaagcttcagNNNNNNNNNNNNNNNNNNNNNNNNNNNNNNNNNNNNNNNNNNNNNNNNNNNNNNNNNNNNNNNNNNNNNNNNNNNNNNNNNNNNNNNNNNNNNNNNNNNNNNNNNNNNNNNNNNNNNNNNNNNNNNNNNNNNNNNNNNNNNNNNNNNNNNNNNNNNNNNNNNNNNNNNNNNNNNNNNNNNNNNNNNNNNNNNNNNNNNNNNNNNNNNNNNNNNNNNNNNNNNNNNNNNNNNNNNNNNNNNNNNNNNNNNNNNNNNNNNNNNNNNNNNNNNNNNNNNNNNNNNNNNNNNNNNNNNNNNNNNNNNNNNNNNNNNNNNNNNNNNNNNNNNNNNNNNNNNNNNNNNNNNNNNNNNNNNNNNNNNNNNNNNNNNNNNNNNNNNNNNNNNNNNNNNNNNNNNNNNNNNNNNNNNNNNNNNNNNNNNNNNNNNNNNNNNNNNNNNNNNNNNNNNNNNNNNNNNNNNNNNNNNNNNNNNNNNNNNNNNNNNNNNNNNNNNNNNNNNNNNNNNNNNNNNNNNNNNNNNNNNNNNNNNNNNNNNNNNNNNNNNNNNNNNNNNNNNNNNNNNNNNNNNNNNNNNNNNNNNNNNNNNNNNNNNNNNNNNNNNNNNNNNNNNNNNNNNNNNNNNNNNNNNNNNNNNNNNNNNNNNNNNNNNNNNNNNNNNNNNNNNNNNNNNNNNNNNNNNNNNNNNNNNNNNNNNNNNNNNNNNNNNNNNNNNNNNNNNNNNNNNNNNNNNNNNNNNNNNNNNNNNNNNNNNNNNNNNNNNNNNNNNNNNNNNNNNNNNNNNNNNNNNNNNNNNNNNNNNNNNNNNNNNNNNNNNNNNNNNNNNNNNNNNNNNNNNNNNNNNNNNNNNNNNNNNNNNNNNNNNNNNNNNNNNNNNNNNNNNNNNNNNNNNNNNNNNNNNNNNNNNNNNNNNNNNNNNNNNNNNNNNNNNNNNNNNNNNNNNNNNNNNNNNNNNNNNNNNNNNNNNNNNNNNNNNNNNNNNNNNNNNNNNNNNNNNNNNNNNNNNNNNNNNNNNNNNNNNNNNNNNNNNNNNNNNNNNNNNNNNNNNNNNNNNNNNNNNNNNNNNNNNNNNNNNNNNNNNNNNNNNNNNNNNNNNNNNNNNNNNNNNNNNNNNNNNNNNNNNNNNNNNNNNNNNNNNNNNNNNNNNNNNNNNNNNNNNNNNNNNNNNNNNNNNNNNNNNNNNNNNNNNNNNNNNNNNNNNNNNNNNNNNNNNNNNNNNNNNNNNNNNNNNNNNNNNNNNNNNNNNNNNNNNNNNNNNNNNNNNNNNNNNNNNNNNNNNNgccagcttttgtgccagtttgggcgtttaactcccattcttgtgccagttccggcgtttaacgccgggcaattttgagctgatttggaatgccagtttgggccatcaaatctcgagcaaagtatggactattatacattgctggaaagcccgggatgtctactttccaacgcagttgagaacgcgccaattgggcttctctagctccataaaatccacttcgagtgcagggaagtcagaatccaatagcatctgcagtccttttcagcctttgaatcagatttttgctcaggtccctcaatttcaaccagaaaatacctgaaatcatagaaaaatacacaaactcatagtaaagtctagaaaagtgaattttaactaaaaactaataaaaatataataaaaactaactaaaacaaactaaaaatatactaaaaacaatgccaaaaagcgtataaattatccgctcatcaatcaccTTCATCTCAGGCCACCAAATAATCTTCTTCAAGTCATAATACATCTTCGTGCTTCCGGGATGAATGGAAAATCCACTGTTGTGAGCTTCCGTCAACAAATCTTGCCGCAAACTTCTAACATTTGGTACACAAATTCTCCCCTTATATCTCCACAATCCTTCATCATCCTTAGTGAATTCTTCACGCCTCTTCTCACCAACTGGTTGAAACGATTGTTGATGCTTCCGCTCATCTTGCAGAGCCTTTTGAATTCTCCGTTTTAAACGTGCTTGAAATCTCTAACTGGCTCAAACAAGCTCTTCCGTCAACTTCAGCAATATCCAACTTAAGATCCACTAATTTTCTCCATTAGCTCCTCTTCCTTGATTCTTATCCAAGAAATTGTTAAAGATCTCCGACTCAAAGCGCCTGCTACCACATCCGCCTTTCCAGGGTGATAACTCAGTTCAAAATCGTAGTCCTTAAGCAACTCCATCCATCTTCTCTAAcgcatattaagctctttctgatcaaagacgTACTTGAGACTCTTGTGATCAGAAAAGATGTTAAACCTCACTCGGTACAGGGGTACCTCCGAATCTTCAGTGCAAACACAAACGCCGCTAATTCCATGTCATGAGTTGGGTAGTTCACCTCATGTTGTCTCAGCTATCACGACGCGTAAGCCACTACGTTCTGGTGTTGCATCAACACGCCACCTAAACCTTCAGAAAAGCATCACAGTACACTTCGAACGGTTCATGCGGATCCAACAAGCAAAAACAGGTGCTGAAGTTAACTTCTGCTTTAAAAACTGAAAACTCTCTTCACACTCGGACGTCCAAACAAAAGGCACTTCCTTTCTTGTCAACTTAGTCATCGGTAATGCAATTCGGAAAAACCTTCAAATGACTCTCCGATAATATCCGGCTAAACCCGAGGAGCTTTTGACTTTCGTCACCTTTGTCGGTCTTTCCCATTCCATCACCGTTTTTACCTTAGAAGGATCTACGTCTATTCCTCCCTTGCTCACCACATGACCTAGGAGCTTCACTTCTTCATTCCAGAACTCACACTTCGACAACTTAACGTACTACTTTTGCCGTGTCACCCTGATTATCGTCATTAcgaatccaaaaatttttcttaaatCAAATACCggttttgtaatatttttcaaaacctttaaaaCAAGTCCAATCTAAATAAGACCATTGTTAAAACCTTATCAAAAGAGttaaaaactttttaatttgtaatccaATCATCTTAAAGCCCGATTTTCCTAAATTCattgaaacttttaaatcaaaacCTTTAAATTTGAATCCCTGATGATAAGCTAGAtttacaaccaaaatcacaagtcaACAAAATCTTAGGACTcactttccttttaatttcgtAGCATTTGATCAAAAGTTCTAGTCCtagtttcaaaaccaaatcatgcAAACCAGAATTTCAAACCAGGTTTAAAAATCCATCTAAGCTTTAAAACCTTTTTCGACACGGACGACGATAGTCTATACTATGAAGATAAGTTGAGGTTTGGCCATCGGCTTCGTAATTACCTCAATCCGGTTGTTGTGATCGACCCACATCATGTGTTCTTCGGAGTGGACAATCTCTAACCAAATGTCCTGGTGCACCACACTTGTAACATAGTTTCTTAACCAATTGGCATGGCCTATTCGGATAGTAGTTCCCACACTCCTGACATTTCTATTAAGGGAATAAGCTCTTGATCACTTCCTTTCACCATATTTCTTAAGGTTTTGTCCCCTTTCTCCAAGGTGATCGTCGCGTTCCCTACAAGTGTTTACTCCATGAGTGCCCATGACGAGGCTACCGTCTTCGCATTCTCTTCAACCACTCTTGCCTTCTTCACCAGATTAGAGAAAATACGGATCTCCATAGGAGCCACAGCCGTCCTGATGTCATCCTTCAAACCCCTTTGATACTTGACACACTTCCAGCTTTCATAGGCCTCCGGGGCACCTTGACACGCCTTAGAAAACCTACAAAGTTCCTCAAATTTGCTTGTATATTCTGCCAGTGACAAGGAACCTTGCTCCAGCTACAATAGTTTCATCTCCTTTGCTTCCCTTGTAGACTCAGGAAAATACTTCTTGTAGAAGGCCGTTTGGAACACATCCTAAGGAACGTCGGTGTTTGAAGCTGTAACAAGCGGCACTCTACTTGCCACCAATGCTGGGCCTCTTCCTGAAGCTGATAAGTAGCAAACTCTATATATTGGTTGTGCGGAACATGCTGTGCCTGTAGCGCACGCTCCATCACTTGAAACCAGTTGTTCACTTCTGTAGGATTTGTTGAACCTCTGAAACTTGGCGGATGAACCTTGAGAAAAGTCGCCAAGGTCATCGGAGTACCTCCCGTGTTACCTCTGCTCCCTTCAGCATTGTCATTCGCATTTTCCTCGCCATTCCCGTCTCTATTTCCGGCCGGTTGGCCTAACCTCTGCACAGCTTGCAGAGTCGCAACAGTGTTAGCCTCCATAGTGTTTGTAAGGTTCGCCATTGCCGCCATGAACTCAGCATCATTATCGGCCGATCGCTCATTCCTACTCTCTCTTCATGAACGTGTACGACCTCGTCCACGCGTAGCCATTAGGGTTCCTTTCTATACTAAACAttcgatatcaaggtgatcagtctcaatatcaaagGTCTATTGCTTCAATTATCCCAAACAGGCACccacaaacaagcatgctatgaaatatcaagtagataacctaatagcatcaaagaaaagacacacagagtatgcaatgaagcacaatCGGTCCATCTCTCAagctcacgaggacgaaccgcttttataccactaaatgtaacaccctaattagtcTAAGCCTTACCTCACGCCGTAAAGAAAATGTTAATCAAAGGTTATGAtagttctatatatatatatatatataaagaatagtataatctagaagcccgatgaaagaTATAGCTCGAGACAGGATTTGAAAAGCGCAAAATGTGCTAACAAAGCTACTAACTTAAGGCTCAAGAAACAGAtgtagtataaaaaaatataatagtataatatcataagaatCCAGCCACAGCTCGCAGAGTTTAAGCCGGCCAGCCATATACAGACCATATATGAAACCAGATATTAAACAatttatacaagttttgttctctcaaatacaagcctctaggtaaaacaaaatatgaaagTGAGAGATATgttcaaaataaatcaaaagaccCAAAAGAAGTGCCCGGATCCTCCGCTTCTGTCACCAATCAGACGACTCACCAAAGTGGGTCGtgacctacatctgaaaaacacaacaaaaatatggtatgagaaccggaggttctcagtatggtaatagtgcccagtgatgtaggacATAAGACCCCGgaatgccaaaggcaatcctagactccGTATCCATCACAAGAGTTCAAGCTTAAAGCAGTCTAAACAATAAAGCATAATATGTAAAACCTTAACCAAACTTGAAACTTTAGCACCATAGAAGAGTAATCtatcttaggggatttctaATCTAATCAAACAccactgtcccacagccttAACCAACCTATCTTCCGTGCGATCCCATTGCCAtcgcctacctaacctcctcagcaACAGACAAACACAGATAAAGCAAGCAAGGAAAACACATgtaatattcaaatatataacaagtaattcaagaagaaaGTAGGaatattatacaattaggcaagctcaagtaatcaaagcaagTAAACAtatagaaaatgcatatgatgaatgtctgccctaatggctgtgatatcacatgtcgGTTATTGTGCCAGACCTGACGTCAAATTTGGTCGACAATTCcgagggagagtgccctaccacaTTCTCCTTTTAGAGGGAAATATTCCGAGGGagcgtgccctaccaccttcctctggTTGTCGCATGGTTCCGTGggttagtgccctaccaccttgcaaTCAGAGAGAAACCCATGCTCAAGAGGAAAATTCcgagggagagtgccctaccaccttctcctttcagagggAAATATTCCAAGGGAtgcgtgccctaccaccttcctctggAGCAATCAAAATGAGTAAGAA harbors:
- the LOC107469847 gene encoding uncharacterized protein LOC107469847 gives rise to the protein MANLTNTMEANTVATLQAVQRLGQPAGNRDGNGEENANDNAEGSRGNTGGTPMTLATFLKVHPPSFRGSTNPTEVNNWFQVMERALQAQHVPHNQYIEFATYQLQEEAQHWWQVECRLLQLQTPTFLRMCSKRPSTRKYTSKFEELCRFSKACQGAPEAYESWKCVKYQRGLKDDIRTAVAPMEIRIFSNLVKKARVVEENAKTVASSWALME